Genomic DNA from bacterium:
TGGAAGGGTTGTTCTCGGCGGTGTCGCACCTGGAGCCGGGATCGCTGCGGGTGTGCATCGGCCAGTGGGTGCCGCGAGGCGAAACGCTGGCCCTGTGCGGCAGCAGCGGACGCTCGCCGGAACCGCATTTGCATTTCCAGTTTCAGGCGACGGGCAAGGTGGGGGAGAAGACCTTGCCGTACCCCCTTGGGAGCATCCTCGAAGAGAAGGACGGGCAGTGCCGTCTGAAGGTTTCCGAGCCGCCGGCGGAGATGGCCGTGGTGCAGAACCTGATGACGCAGCGGAACCTGAAAGTTGCCTTTACGTTTCCCCTGGACAGCGTGCACCGCTTTCTGTGCCGGTTCGGGGCGGCAGGCGAGCCATTCGAAGAGACATGGGAAGTGAAGGTGGACGTTTACAATGTGCCGTATTTTGAGTCGTCCGCGGGCGCATGGCTGAACTTCTTTGCCAACGAGAAGATGTTTTACCTGACGGATTTCCGGGGGAACAGACGCTCGGCGCTGTACCATTTTTACTTGTGCGCGATGCAGATGCCGCTGGGGTATTATCCGCGCCTGACGTGGACGGACGTGCTGCCGCTGTCCAAGGTGCTGCATTCGGCGGTGAAGCCTATCTCGGAACTGTTGCTGCTGGCGGGGCCGCAGATTCGCGCGGAGGTGGAGTTCCACTTTGAAGAGCCGCAGGCGGGGAACGGCGGAACGCCGGGGATTGTCAGCGAATTACAGGTGCGGGGCAAGGGAGTGTTTGCCGCGTACCGCAAGGCATCGCGCGGGCGGCTGCATCTGTCGGCCAGCGGCGCGGTGAGTGGTTTTGAATATTCCGAAGGAGAGCGCCCCGTGTTTTCGGCAGAAAGGGTTGCGGAGAGCAGCCCCGCTGCGGTCACGGCGAGCGTGGATGCGCTATCGTCACTGAAGGCCTGAGAGCAAGGGCCTGTCTCTGAAATTTTACTATTGCGAAGGTACATTCGATGAAACCATTTCGTCTGGCAAGCGTGATCATACTTTTTGCGTTTCTGCTGCTGGCGGCGGGGCTGGTGCTGCACGCGCAGGATACCAAAGACAGCGTTGTCATCCCACATTATAATGCCTCGCTGGCGCAGGAAGCGAACGGCAAGTATGCCGACGCTTTAAAGGAGATGGAAGCGATTCCGACCAACGCACGGAGCGATTACGCCGTGGTGCTGAGGTTTGGCTGGCTGGAATATATGAATGCGAAGTATGATCTGGCGGAGAAATATTACCGGCAGGCGGTGGCCGCGGCGCCGAAGAGCGTGGAAGCGCTGCTGGGTCTGACGCTGCCGCTGGCGGCGGTTCAGGATTGGACGCAGGTGGAAGCAACCTATCATAAGGTGCTCGCCCTGGAGCCTGTCAACTATACGGCGCATT
This window encodes:
- a CDS encoding tetratricopeptide repeat protein; translation: MKPFRLASVIILFAFLLLAAGLVLHAQDTKDSVVIPHYNASLAQEANGKYADALKEMEAIPTNARSDYAVVLRFGWLEYMNAKYDLAEKYYRQAVAAAPKSVEALLGLTLPLAAVQDWTQVEATYHKVLALEPVNYTAHLRLGQMYMNRGDNNAAAAHFANALEHYPAAYEAVLSSGWNEFSLGNKDAARRLFERALMMSPGDTSALRGLSGLK